The nucleotide sequence TCTCAAAAAACAGGGCTGGGTAACTTCCTTGAAAGATATCTATGAAGAATGGGTAACGCTTAGCTATTAAATAAACGCTTATGAAATCACTAATTTGGGAAGTTTGTTTCTGTCTGTATTTGCTTATCTACCTGATAATTTTTGGGCTCTATCTGATAGTGAGAGTTTTCCTGCCTCGCAAGGTCTCCCATAGCATTGTGAAATTTGTGGTTAGATTTTGGGCGAGAACAGTGATTCTTTCCACAGGTAGCAAAGTGGAAGTTGTGGGGAAAGAAAATTT is from Candidatus Cloacimonas sp. and encodes:
- a CDS encoding 1-acyl-sn-glycerol-3-phosphate acyltransferase — protein: MKSLIWEVCFCLYLLIYLIIFGLYLIVRVFLPRKVSHSIVKFVVRFWARTVILSTGSKVEVVGKEN